The window AAGCATTAGATGACAAATTAGCTCTTGCGGCATCGAAATGCTTGGTGAATTACGGCTTTTTTATCGGTGCAACCCCAGAAAATTTAGATGCTTTACGAGAGGCGAATCCCACCTGCGGCATTAAAATTTTTATGGGTTCGTCCCACGGTGCATTATTGGTCAGTCGAGAAGCGGAAATCGAACCAATTTTTGCAAAAGGAACGCGCTTAATTGCCGTCCACGCAGAAGATCAAGCACGAATTAACGAACGACGCAAGCAGTTCCAAGGTATTACCGAACCCGCTATCCATTCCCAAATTCAAGACAATCAAGCGGCGTTGAACGCAACGATATTAGCCCTCAAACTTTCCAAAAAATATCAGCGTCGCCTGCACATTCTCCACCTTTCCACAGGAGAGGAAGCGGAGTTGTTGCGCCAAGATAAACCCAGTTGGGTGACAGCAGAAGTGACCCCCCAGCATTTATTGCTCAATTCCAGTGCTTACGAAAAGATTGGGACGCTGGCTCAAATGAACCCGCCCCTGCGCGCGCCCAAGGATAATGAGGTGTTGTGGCAAGCCCTTTTAGACGGCGTTATTGATTTTATCGCAACAGATCACGCGCCCCACACTTTGGAGGAAAAAGGCAAAGGCTATCCCCAATCTCCCTCTGGAATGCCGGGAGTAGAAACCTCCTTAGCACTAAT is drawn from Lusitaniella coriacea LEGE 07157 and contains these coding sequences:
- a CDS encoding dihydroorotase; this translates as MSDLLIRNARILLPNENFLTGDVLIQEGKIVRVEPEISTSAAKEIDATGLTLLPGVIDPQVHFREPGLEYKEDLFTASCACARGGVTSFLEMPNTRPLTITQEALDDKLALAASKCLVNYGFFIGATPENLDALREANPTCGIKIFMGSSHGALLVSREAEIEPIFAKGTRLIAVHAEDQARINERRKQFQGITEPAIHSQIQDNQAALNATILALKLSKKYQRRLHILHLSTGEEAELLRQDKPSWVTAEVTPQHLLLNSSAYEKIGTLAQMNPPLRAPKDNEVLWQALLDGVIDFIATDHAPHTLEEKGKGYPQSPSGMPGVETSLALMLTQAVQGRCSVAQVSHWMSAAVAKAYGIPNKGLIAPNYDADIVLVDLENYRPVLREELQTKCGWSPFEGWDLTGWAQYTIVGGQVVYDRGKLDTTVRGTALSFS